Proteins from one Azospirillum brasilense genomic window:
- a CDS encoding YdcH family protein, protein MHTDARLSSLQEKHLRLDRAILDEEKRSWPDESAIKRMKLEKLHLKEEIDRLARTSHRVN, encoded by the coding sequence ATGCACACTGATGCTCGCCTATCTTCCTTGCAGGAAAAGCACCTGCGTCTCGACCGCGCCATCCTCGACGAGGAAAAGCGTTCGTGGCCTGACGAAAGTGCCATCAAGCGGATGAAGCTTGAGAAGCTGCACCTCAAGGAAGAAATTGATCGCTTGGCAAGAACCAGTCACAGGGTGAATTAG
- a CDS encoding tetratricopeptide repeat protein, whose product MTEAEVQDWGGRSADELLTDAIARHRAGKLGEAWALYGRILSADPSHTDARHLSGIAAYQAGHPAQAAACFHATLATDPSFAPAYNSLGNLLADRSRPDDAARAYRRAIALQDGYAEALVNLGLLLQTQERIDDAIAAYEEALRADPGRTATRFDLAVLHRRRGRLDEAALGFYRVVQTQPDHGEAWRSLALVLRVLGHPDAELCLRRALSDDPTDREVARDLGTLLNERGDFAEAAAVLAPAVDADGGRDARLLFHLGSALQGNGRLADGIARYRQALSQDPLLAGAWNNLGVALLDLGNHAAAVMALRACLALRPTDAVAFNNMGTGLDGLDRPEEAAGVFRRALTVQPDYGKALNNLGNSQRAARRAEAAAALYRRALIVQPDYPDSYTNLGNVLKDWDDWDGALRLHRRAVRLAPRSAIALTTLGLALNVLGRNQEAEAAHRRALSIDAGHAEAYANLGMLQWQATRVAEAERTLRRALRIDPALAAARLNFALVSLATGNLQEGWDAYQDRFKAKEHQERTIAAPLWRNDGAAVRRLLVWREQGVGDELMFASCYPALADRVAAGRIAQVILECDHRLVSLFSRSFPWATVRKETAASDGTETLVPPDCDAHIAAGALPRLLRPDLASFPPRPWLVPDPERLAVWRERLAALGTGLRIGIAWRSQLMTTERKAAYITLEAFAPLFAIPGVVLVNLQYGDCEAEIAAAEVRFGVSIHRWGDLNLKDDFEGAAALTASLDLVIAPAVSTGELAGALGVPAWRIGARDWTQLGTGVRPWYATMRLFQPRPGETLAAVMVCIAQTLSNLARPVEGVTSRPPAAPVDVALVIAKAVTHYRAGALKEAEDHCRTVLDALPDHPVALHLLGILRLRQGDADDAVTVLALAVKADPDNASAHAALADACKATGRHNAALAAQRNAVLLRPDVAEHWLNRTALLRERDEGGEAEACARRSLRIRPSLGMAHTHLGHLLAEREDRAGGERSYRRALALAPSEVDVLVSLGALCLRADRPAEAERLLRRATLTAPGAAVAWSHRGSALDRLGRVEEAFACHSRAVDRAPEMAEAQANLAMHWARRQRPAEAIAAYHQAIRFNPALPTAHYNLSLLLLERGELRAGWAEHDWRFDTPQFRDQKRRFAARPWRGENISSARLLVWREQGVGDEILFSSCYPDLLRRAGHLVVECDRRLASLFARSLPGATVRPSTVEPRDVDVQIAAASLPRLLRSDWKRFPAQPWLVPEPGRLDRWRDRLAALGPGLKVGIAWRSQVMDGERRAAYVTLDAFAPLFALPGVVFVNLQYGDCAAEIAAAEARFGVTIHRWDDLDLKDDFEAAAALTANLDLVLTPAVSSGELAGALGVPVWRFGHRDWTQLGTGARPWFASMRLFQPRPGEGLEAVMDRMAATLRQLMPADEEPPSGGFQKGAPDDPDALLEAAAAHHRDGRLAEAAPLYERVLKVHADHPVALHLWGLLAHQSGDSAAGAARITRALDVLPAYGAAQSSLGTVLLALGRASEAVQRFRLVLALQPAAAAALTNLGNALEAAHDLTAAADAHRWATLADPGLAEAHDNWGAVLTRLGALGEAEGRHRQSLCLAPDRENGWLNLGVVLRRAGRLDEARRALVRALALAPAQGDGLANLGRLLRDVGETAVAERWCRRALAAEPEHPAASFNLGLMNLARGRLETGWAGYDARFRARELSGAARVVSVPAWEGEDPSGLRLLVWAEQGIGDEIMFASCLDELIERAAAVVVECDRRLMPLFARSFPRADWRPAPTDPEAPCAGIDRHVAMGSLPRWLRPRLERFPSRPSFLTAAPERAAHWRKRVETLGPGLKVGIAWRSGLMTAERRGAYAPLDAWGAVFALPGVVLVTLQYGDCTAEIAEAERRFGVTIHRWDDLDLKNDLEGVAALMTTLDLVITPASSVGELAGALGVPVWRFGPPGDWTALGAGARPWFPTMALIPAPPGEPASGALPTIGRRLAGLRPEAVPVVSTKP is encoded by the coding sequence CGCTTCGATCTCGCGGTCCTCCACCGGCGCCGTGGCCGTCTGGACGAGGCCGCCTTGGGCTTTTACCGGGTGGTTCAAACGCAGCCCGACCATGGCGAGGCGTGGCGCAGCCTGGCGCTCGTGCTGCGTGTCCTGGGCCATCCCGACGCGGAATTGTGCCTGCGCCGTGCCCTGTCCGATGATCCGACGGACCGGGAGGTGGCACGGGACCTGGGGACGCTTCTGAACGAGCGCGGCGATTTCGCCGAGGCGGCGGCGGTTCTGGCGCCGGCGGTGGATGCCGACGGCGGTCGGGACGCGCGGCTGCTTTTCCATCTGGGCAGTGCGCTTCAAGGGAACGGGCGGCTGGCGGATGGCATCGCCCGCTACCGGCAAGCGCTGTCCCAGGACCCGTTGCTGGCCGGGGCGTGGAACAATCTCGGCGTGGCGCTGCTCGACCTGGGCAATCACGCTGCCGCCGTGATGGCGTTGCGGGCGTGCCTCGCGTTGCGCCCCACCGATGCGGTGGCCTTCAACAACATGGGCACCGGCCTCGACGGCCTGGACCGGCCGGAGGAGGCCGCCGGCGTCTTCCGGCGGGCGCTGACCGTTCAGCCGGACTATGGCAAGGCTCTGAACAATCTCGGCAATTCCCAAAGGGCCGCACGCCGGGCGGAAGCTGCCGCGGCCCTGTACCGGCGGGCGCTGATCGTTCAGCCGGACTATCCCGACAGCTACACGAACCTCGGCAACGTCCTCAAGGATTGGGACGATTGGGACGGCGCGCTGCGCCTGCACCGGCGTGCGGTGCGTCTGGCGCCGCGGAGTGCCATCGCGCTGACCACCCTGGGTCTTGCCCTGAACGTGCTGGGAAGGAACCAGGAGGCGGAGGCCGCGCATCGGCGCGCGCTCTCCATCGACGCGGGGCATGCGGAGGCCTATGCCAACCTCGGCATGCTGCAATGGCAGGCGACGCGCGTGGCGGAGGCGGAGCGAACCCTGCGTCGTGCCCTGCGCATCGATCCGGCCTTGGCCGCAGCCCGGCTGAACTTTGCCCTGGTCAGCCTCGCGACGGGCAATCTGCAGGAGGGTTGGGACGCCTATCAGGATCGGTTCAAGGCCAAGGAACATCAGGAGCGCACCATCGCAGCGCCGCTCTGGAGGAATGACGGAGCGGCCGTCCGCCGGCTTCTGGTCTGGCGTGAGCAGGGGGTGGGGGATGAGCTGATGTTCGCCTCCTGCTATCCCGCCTTGGCGGATCGCGTGGCGGCGGGCCGGATCGCTCAGGTCATCCTGGAATGCGACCATCGGCTGGTCAGCCTGTTCAGCCGCTCCTTTCCCTGGGCCACGGTCCGGAAGGAGACCGCGGCTTCCGACGGAACGGAGACCCTGGTCCCTCCGGACTGTGACGCCCACATCGCCGCGGGTGCTCTCCCGCGTCTTCTGCGACCGGATCTGGCGAGCTTCCCGCCCCGTCCCTGGCTGGTGCCCGACCCGGAACGCCTCGCCGTCTGGCGGGAGCGGCTGGCCGCCCTGGGGACGGGGCTGAGGATCGGCATCGCTTGGCGCAGTCAATTGATGACGACCGAACGAAAGGCCGCCTACATCACTCTGGAAGCGTTCGCGCCGCTGTTCGCGATTCCCGGAGTGGTTCTCGTCAATCTTCAATACGGTGACTGCGAGGCGGAGATCGCGGCGGCGGAGGTGCGTTTCGGCGTGAGCATCCACCGCTGGGGTGATCTGAATCTCAAGGATGATTTCGAGGGCGCAGCGGCCCTGACCGCTTCGCTTGATCTGGTCATCGCGCCGGCCGTATCCACCGGCGAACTGGCGGGAGCCCTGGGCGTGCCGGCTTGGCGCATCGGCGCCCGCGACTGGACGCAGCTCGGCACCGGCGTCCGTCCCTGGTACGCGACGATGCGCCTGTTCCAGCCCCGCCCCGGCGAGACGTTGGCCGCCGTCATGGTGTGCATCGCCCAAACCCTGAGCAATCTGGCGCGGCCGGTCGAGGGCGTCACGAGCCGCCCACCCGCGGCACCCGTGGATGTCGCTCTAGTGATCGCCAAGGCCGTCACCCACTACCGCGCCGGGGCACTGAAGGAGGCGGAGGACCATTGCCGGACAGTGCTGGACGCCCTGCCGGATCATCCCGTGGCCCTTCATCTGTTGGGAATCCTGCGGCTTCGCCAAGGCGATGCCGACGACGCGGTGACGGTGCTGGCCCTCGCGGTTAAGGCCGATCCCGACAACGCCTCCGCCCATGCCGCGCTGGCCGATGCCTGCAAGGCGACCGGCCGGCACAACGCCGCTCTGGCGGCGCAGCGCAACGCCGTTCTGCTCCGTCCGGACGTGGCGGAGCATTGGCTCAACCGCACCGCCCTCCTGCGGGAGCGGGATGAGGGTGGCGAAGCGGAAGCCTGTGCGCGGCGGTCCCTGAGGATTCGCCCGTCGCTCGGTATGGCGCACACCCATCTGGGGCACCTGCTCGCCGAGCGCGAGGACCGGGCTGGGGGGGAGCGGAGCTACCGGCGGGCGCTTGCCCTGGCGCCATCGGAGGTGGATGTGCTGGTGAGTCTCGGCGCGCTCTGCCTGAGGGCCGACCGGCCCGCGGAGGCGGAGCGGCTGTTGCGTCGCGCCACCTTGACCGCACCCGGCGCCGCCGTCGCCTGGAGCCACCGGGGGAGCGCGCTCGACCGGCTGGGGCGCGTCGAGGAGGCGTTCGCCTGCCACAGCCGGGCGGTCGACCGTGCGCCGGAGATGGCGGAGGCCCAGGCGAATCTCGCCATGCATTGGGCGCGGCGGCAGCGACCGGCCGAGGCCATCGCCGCCTACCACCAAGCCATCCGGTTCAATCCGGCGCTGCCGACCGCTCATTACAACTTGTCGCTCCTGCTCCTGGAGCGGGGAGAGCTTCGCGCCGGATGGGCGGAGCATGACTGGCGGTTCGACACCCCCCAGTTCCGCGACCAGAAGCGCCGCTTCGCGGCAAGACCCTGGCGGGGCGAGAACATCTCTTCCGCTCGCCTGCTGGTCTGGCGTGAGCAGGGGGTGGGCGATGAAATCCTCTTTTCCTCCTGCTACCCCGATCTGCTGCGCCGTGCCGGGCATCTGGTGGTGGAGTGCGACCGCCGCTTGGCGTCTCTCTTCGCGCGCTCCCTTCCCGGCGCGACGGTCCGTCCATCGACCGTGGAGCCGCGCGACGTCGACGTGCAGATTGCCGCCGCGTCGCTGCCGCGGTTGCTGCGTTCCGATTGGAAGCGGTTCCCGGCCCAGCCCTGGCTGGTGCCTGAACCCGGACGCCTGGACCGCTGGCGGGACCGGCTGGCCGCTCTGGGGCCGGGATTGAAGGTCGGTATCGCGTGGCGCAGCCAAGTCATGGATGGGGAGCGCCGCGCCGCCTACGTCACGCTCGACGCCTTCGCGCCGCTGTTCGCCCTGCCGGGGGTGGTGTTCGTCAACCTGCAATACGGGGATTGCGCGGCGGAGATCGCGGCGGCGGAGGCGCGCTTCGGGGTGACCATCCACCGCTGGGACGATCTCGATCTGAAGGATGATTTCGAGGCCGCGGCGGCGCTGACCGCCAATCTGGATCTGGTTCTCACGCCCGCCGTCTCCTCCGGCGAACTGGCCGGCGCCCTGGGTGTGCCGGTGTGGCGGTTCGGGCACCGTGACTGGACACAACTCGGCACCGGTGCCCGTCCCTGGTTCGCGTCGATGCGCCTCTTCCAGCCGCGTCCTGGCGAAGGGTTGGAAGCCGTCATGGACCGGATGGCGGCCACGCTGCGCCAACTCATGCCCGCAGACGAAGAACCACCGTCCGGCGGCTTCCAGAAGGGTGCCCCGGACGATCCGGACGCCCTTCTGGAAGCTGCCGCCGCCCATCATCGGGACGGTCGGCTGGCCGAGGCGGCTCCCCTGTACGAGCGTGTGCTGAAGGTGCATGCGGACCATCCGGTTGCTCTCCACCTGTGGGGGTTGCTGGCACACCAGTCCGGGGATTCTGCTGCGGGGGCGGCGCGCATCACCCGTGCTCTGGACGTGCTGCCCGCTTACGGCGCCGCCCAATCGAGCCTGGGCACCGTCCTGCTTGCCCTTGGACGTGCGTCGGAGGCGGTGCAACGCTTTCGGCTGGTGCTTGCCTTGCAACCGGCCGCCGCGGCGGCTCTGACCAATCTCGGCAACGCGCTGGAGGCAGCGCATGACCTGACCGCCGCCGCCGACGCCCATCGGTGGGCAACGTTGGCCGATCCGGGGCTGGCGGAAGCGCACGACAATTGGGGTGCCGTGCTGACCCGGCTCGGCGCGTTGGGAGAGGCCGAGGGGCGACATCGCCAATCCCTGTGCCTGGCCCCGGACCGCGAGAATGGGTGGCTGAATCTGGGAGTGGTGCTCCGCCGGGCGGGACGGCTGGACGAGGCGCGGCGCGCCCTCGTCCGCGCGCTGGCCCTGGCGCCGGCGCAAGGGGATGGGCTGGCCAATCTGGGGCGCCTGCTGCGTGACGTGGGCGAGACCGCGGTGGCGGAGCGCTGGTGCCGCCGCGCCCTGGCGGCGGAGCCGGAGCATCCGGCGGCCTCCTTCAACCTTGGGCTGATGAATCTGGCCCGCGGCAGGCTGGAGACGGGGTGGGCCGGCTATGACGCCCGCTTCCGCGCCCGTGAGCTGTCCGGTGCCGCCCGGGTCGTCTCCGTCCCGGCCTGGGAGGGGGAGGACCCCTCCGGCCTGCGCCTGCTGGTCTGGGCGGAGCAGGGGATCGGTGACGAGATCATGTTCGCCTCCTGTCTGGACGAACTGATCGAGCGGGCGGCCGCTGTGGTGGTGGAGTGCGACCGGAGGCTGATGCCGCTGTTCGCACGGTCCTTTCCCCGTGCGGACTGGCGGCCCGCCCCGACGGACCCGGAAGCGCCCTGCGCCGGCATTGACCGTCACGTCGCCATGGGATCGTTGCCGCGCTGGCTGCGGCCCCGACTGGAGCGCTTTCCGTCGCGTCCTTCCTTTCTGACCGCCGCCCCGGAGCGGGCCGCCCATTGGCGGAAGCGGGTGGAGACGCTCGGCCCCGGCCTGAAGGTGGGAATCGCGTGGCGCAGCGGGCTGATGACCGCGGAACGCCGCGGAGCCTATGCGCCGCTCGACGCGTGGGGGGCGGTCTTCGCGCTGCCCGGCGTGGTCCTCGTTACTCTTCAGTACGGCGACTGCACCGCCGAGATCGCTGAAGCGGAGCGCCGGTTTGGGGTGACCATCCACCGTTGGGACGATCTGGATCTCAAGAACGATCTGGAGGGGGTGGCGGCCTTGATGACGACGCTCGACCTCGTCATCACGCCGGCGAGTTCGGTGGGGGAATTGGCGGGGGCACTGGGCGTACCGGTCTGGCGGTTCGGGCCACCGGGGGATTGGACGGCGCTCGGCGCCGGGGCGCGTCCCTGGTTTCCGACCATGGCACTGATCCCCGCGCCGCCGGGAGAGCCGGCGTCCGGTGCGTTGCCGACAATCGGGCGCCGTCTGGCCGGGCTTCGCCCCGAGGCTGTGCCGGTCGTCAGCACGAAACCATAA